gggtcctttgtacttgcgcaccaatcccttGTGCACTTTTTGCCTAAAGAACTGGAGTAATGCTGGTTGGggcttcaccaacaccaagtcgtcaactttaaactcttatggtcaccttcccaagtctaccaacttcttcatctttttaacTGTCTTCTCCAACTAATCCcgcacaatatctgcatttcggtgtcaTTCCTtcgcaaagtgatatgctgacggacgACTCTCGGTATAACCAATTGCTAAAGTGTGAGGAGTCGACGACTACTGTcccgtaatgatctcgaaggggctcttgttggacgtaaaGCTCCATTGCAAGTTGtaagagaattgggcaatgtccaacagcttcacccaatcctgttggttggcactcacgtagtgtcgaagatattgctcaaggagtgaatttattctttcagtttagcCATCTAtttggggtggaggcttgtggaaaaGTATAACTTGGACCCTAGCAATTTGAATGACTTGATCCAGAATCGTCCTAAGAACCGAACATCTCGAtcattgatgatattgtgcggaaccctaatacttcatcacattcttcatcatcaacttggtcgcctcctctgctgaacagtgtaggggtgcagtAATGAatgttgcatatttcaaaaaccgatcgaccaacacgagtatcgatccaagttcCCCTACTGCCAGTAAGCttaatatgaagtccaaggaaatgctctcccacgaccttttctAGTACAAGCAACGTCTCCAGAAGTCCTACCGGCTTTCGTTGCTCtaccttatcttgttggcaagtaaggtatGTTTGAATGTATTCCTCCACATtagtccccatctttggccaatagaagaccctctccacgagagccaatgttcggtGAATGctcggatgtccagcccaaagggaattgtaccactctctcaagagttcacgcctcaaattatccgctcgaggaacataaatcttattcccttttgtgtagacaagtccctcctggacccaaaatcattgtgtcttgccttctttaattAGTTGCATCAAggttactgcctggggatcactgtgCAGTCCATCCTTGATTCTGGAAAGAAAGTTGGAGcacaattgacttgcttggcctccgccatCCAACTACATGGCCTTCACCAGCTCCACTTTCCGACAAAATGCATTGGCCACGACGTTTGTtcttccgggcttgtactccattgccatgtcAAACTCGGCAAGCAAGTCTTGTCATAATGCTTGTTTTGGGAAGAATTTCTTATGAGTTTAGAAATAACTCAAAACGGTGTTGTTCATCCTCAGCACAAATAGcaatccgagaaggtagtgctgCAAAACTCATAAACAGTGGACTactgttgtcatctccttctcgtgcactagATGTCGCCGCTCGGTCTTATTGAGCTTGCGACTTTCATAggacaccggatgaccctcctgcatgagtactcccccaatagtagtctaaagcatctgtatggacttcgaaaggCTCTCATAGTTCGGCAATTTGAGTAAtggttcttccaacacaatagcctttagatcttggaatgttgcttcacatttatcagaccatcgccaaggctgctccttcagcaacttCGTCAGTGGAGCTGCGCGCTTCGAATACCTAGCTATGAAGTGCcagtagtagttgacgaaaccaaggaaggatctcagctctaGCACCTTATTTGGTGTTCGTCATTCCGCCACAGCTTGCACCTTTAATTTATCTATCTGGAAccgtcaccgattcgatgccctaggAACAAAATCtccgtctgagcaaagtagcacttatcccttttcacgaacaaagtgttctccctgagaaccttgaaaattgctcGAAGGTGCTCGATATGTTCATCGAGCGTTTGGTTGTAAACGATAATGTCGTCCAAGTATATCACTACaaacttgtccaaatactccttgaatagttggttcatgagagtacagaatgtgactGGAGCATTAGTTAAGCCGAATGACATCACCAAGAACTTGAACGCTCCATACATGGTTACACAGGTAGTCTTCACTTCGTCGCCTTCACCAATATGCACTTGCCAGTACCTCGACCGAAGGttaagttttgagaaatactttgctttgcccaattggtcgaacaagtctgcgATGAGCGGGATATGATACTTGTTCTTTCACCGTCACCTTGTTTAGGGTTTGACAGTCGACGCATAATCAAAGGCTCTCATCTTATTTATTTTGGAAGAGGACTAGAGCTCTGAATGATGCTTTTGAATTGCGGATGAAACCACCGTTTAGTAGTTcgtctaactgcttcctgagcttTGCCAACTCTGGAGGGGCCATGTGgtatggtggtctcgctggaggcttcactcctagctccaACTCGATACGATGATCCATGCCTCTGTGTGGTGACAGAGTTTTCGACAACTCGAGCGGTATAacgtctgtgaactccttcaaaatgtttgccactacagcaggttcatgaatgacctcCCCGTCAAGTGGCTCCAATTTTACAGCGGCCACGAAAGTTAAATCTCCTTTTCGCACCTccttctttagttgtaatgctgATATTTGTTGTGGGTCCTTGATTCCTCCTCGAGAAACAAGAACCACACAAGGTTTGTCGCCTCCCATtagacatagggagtttaggaatggcATTACCAACTTTGTTGCATGTATGAACTCCATTCCGAGAATTACTTaaaagtcatccagtggcactgccatcatgtttgtgcttctgctccatgtttcgATCTTGATGGGTACCGCCTTTGCTAATACGGAGATCCGcttagcctccgagttcactgccttcatccgacttgggttATTCTCCAAGTTTAGCCCAAGTCGCCTTGCTTCTTTATTGGTAATGAAATTGTGGgtggcgcccgtgtccaccatcgcACAGGTTGTTCgaccattgagcttgatgtccacGTACATTAGCTCGCTGCTCCCTGCTTTCTATGGCTTCGTCTTCAAActttcccccacttgaccccgtaaCGCATTCAACAAatacattgctcccatccggggtccttgcgactcctcatcgtcgttgtTGGATtccgaactactcgaactaagggcgATGGCCTTGTGCTTGTCTGATTTAGGGGGGTGGATTGAAGCTATTaaggcattgagtgcttgtttctgtgggcactccctcaccatgtgcggtcctccgcacaagaagcatccgctaggttttggagccttgccttttgagcttagccttttgtgggaactcttcttccttctttcgcccccgagctccttccctcgagaatattttaaaggccgatttcctgaagattgtttcttttTCCCCGAGTCCTCCAAGGAAACAAAGTCAATGAGCCTTTTCGCAGCAACAATTGCctcgatcacatcggtgacattccttcaatgTAGTTCCTATTATGCCCATGGTTTCAGGCCATCGAGGAAGCTAAATAGCTTATCCTTTTCGAATATGTCTTGTATGTCTAGCATCAATGCGGAGAATTATTTCACGTAGTCccgaatggaagtactttggtggagttgtcttagcttcctccttgcgacgaactctgtgttcttggGTAGGAtctaagttctcaactcccgttTCAAATCCTCCCATGTGTCCATTCGACACCAACCATGTTGGATCTTTTCCCCACAGGTTCGCCActaaagttttgcatccccattcagATACATAATTACTATCAAAACTTTagcatcttcagaatcgggccttgtagctcgaaagtattgttccatgtcgaacaagaaattctcgagctcctttGCATCCTTGGCACCCCCGTAGCAatgcggctcgggtgccctcGAGTTTTGTGATGGCGCAACACGGGTGTTGCTCACTCCCGCGTTTAGCGCCCTTGTGAGCAATGTCACtctggaagtgagttccgccatgaCTTCATGCAGATTTTGCACGAAGTCTTTGGTGTCTTCCATCAATCGATCGACTAGGGACTCAACCTTGCCGATTCGAGATTTagtttcttcttgcgagctctctgccCTAAGAAACCTTCAttagccttggtagagttcctccaaactcgcttcaagaacatcaaggcgggtttccgccgctgTGTCTCTCCTTGTGGCTCTTTTTCtcggttggcgctccagattgcgcctcctccggtcGCAGAGAATAGCCAACTTctagctcatcatgttcgctatcGCGCTGCTCCTAAGCGGCTCCAACATCATGCAatcgagtttgcacttgcagcccacctgcggctactTAGGGCAATGGTCCGACTTGCCCCATCTTGCTCGATTCGCCACAATGCTTTACCATTGCGAGATTACGAAGTTTCTTCGTTATTTGCTCGAATTGCTTAcccgctctaataccacaatgtcacagatttagctggaattacctaagtcgtgaggcacccttgcagcaaagtcacgaacttagctggagttgcctaattagtgaagcacccttgcgccaacttctcatACTTAGCTGAGATTACCTAAGTCATGCAACATCCTTGCGATATGTGTCCGCAAAGGGTCAATCAATTTGCAGCCTCGCTTAGTAAAAAGatgaagttgattagtttgaaagcgagcgacagacaagtcccgacgtctcgcgaagaggaaagttttacaagcaattcgacaaaGACTTTGAGtgtaaaagagaaaagagaggaaggagaaaacaaggactttagaaagaCCAAACGAACAATAGCAAGTCCACAAATGATTGCTCACTGAGTGTCGGACGCGATGGCAAGTtctcgtcaagttaacgtgcgaacttgtgtatACCGATTAACGCCCAACACTACCTCGAAACCCCATCCACccctgtgccactcggggggttccaggggtctAAGATGGCTAATGTTTTGCGTGCGACTGCGGTCTATAGAAAACAGGCCGTGGCACGCAAAAACAGAGCCATTTTTGGGTAGTTTTGAGCGACGTTGTGGGCAATCACGTTACAGCGTTGCGAACTGTTCTTCCttacatttttcaagcaaaaacatacaaaaccaggcaaaacatgttgccaagcatatgtacaagcatgcaaaagcgacaaacGATTCGTTGAGCGAAGATGTTATGAGTGCGCGATGATCGTTCGTGACACTACGGTATATGTTTTGTGATGGTTTTAGGGTACAAATCAAGATTCCACTGTAAGGAAACTCCACATTGGAAAGGGAAAATAGTCTGGAACAAGAATAGGAATAACCATTACCCTACTGAAATGACATCTAAAATTTTCACAATCTTCAGAGGCAATCAGCTCATCATAATTGTTGTATTACAAGCTGAAGCATGGTCAACCAAAGGCCAATACATCAATGTACCAGCTAAATATTCCAATGACTTCATAATTTAGTGGCATCAAACCATGACAAATCATCAGCCAACATCTCCAAGCAGTTCTGCCTTCTAATAGTGTCAAGCTTTCAACAATTCCATGTGGTTCAGCCCGAAGTTGTAATTTCTAAATTAAGACAATGTCATAATACATTGTATAAAGGTCTGGGAACAGCATCCCATCATACATCGACTAACAAGCTCAAGAGAGTCAAACCAGAAAACCCAAGGGTTGGTGTGTTATCAGAGAGGTAACTTCTATATAGCAAAGAGCCTCTCTCAAAAGAACAGCTAAAAAATCAGTGGCCACCAGTTTCCACATCAATTACTCTTCAGTAGCAGAGAACTACTGACAAACACACCAACCAGAATAGAGAACAAGAATCAACATTAACCGGAAGCATTTCCATTATTTCACTCGTGAAATGAAAACTAAGGTGGTCGGACAAATAGATTTTGAGAATGAAACTAAGGATCTAGTAGAACCCACCAAAAAAGCAGCTTTAAAATGACTTTTACTGGGCCCCTAAAGTGATAGGAAAACGATGCACGGCCGAAGCCCTATTTTCTTGATGATTCAAGAACCAAAAATGGGTCTTTGGAGCTCTTATTAGCACCAAATCTTACAAAAAATTACTACTACCAACGGAACAAAAACATCCAGATCCAGATACATCACAGCTCTGCTGCCACAAAGAAACCTCAAAATGGAGGAAAATAAATCGACCCTAGCCAACCAAGAGTAGAAACCCTAGAAATTGAGCACAAATCTCAGCCTCCTCGACTAATTCGACCCAGAAACATCAAATCGGAGAAACAAAGCACTGACAATACCACCCAAATCACCGAGCTTAGACCACGATTCGAACGAGAGCACGAAAAGACggaggaaaaagaagaatcaCCAGCTCCTCCAGCCGCGGAAATCATCGGAATCCCGAGTCCTGCTCGTGTGAAAAAGGCACGAAACTCAACGCCCTCAGCTACTTCGGGAATCTGCATTAAGAGAGAAGAGGAGCAGAGATAGTCAAACGAGAAGAAGTCTGCGCATCTCAACACCTCCAAAAAGCGAATCTTTACGCGTGAAATCGACAAGTTCTCGACAAATTCTCGCAAGATTTCTTCTTTGCCTCCTCTGTCCTTCACCGATTTGTAGCTTGGTCGGGCACGCAACCAATCGTAGGGCccgaaagctctctctctctctccccccgccTCTGTAATGGAGCGGTAGCAAGAGGATGATTCTTGCAAGAGCGATGGTCTAATGGCTCttgtaccaacaagcgtcgaataGGGTACGTGGGACGTTGTCCGTGCTCCTGGCTTTGACTGGATCGAGTATTGCACGAATACACGTGCCGTTGCAGCCGTCGGAAATGTCATGGACGGTATGTGATTCGGTCGCACCCTGAGTCGTATATACTGCTTTGTAAGGACGAATGCACTTTCCCGTTCCCAGACAGCGAATGGGGTGGAGTAATCGAGATTTCGTCGGCTAATGACGGCTTTAATAATGTGGGTTAGAAAGGAACTAATTATCTTTTAGCTGTTCTTACATATCTATCCTCTTTCAAGTTTGGAAATATCATATTTACCCCTCATCTACATGTCACTCCTATTGATATCAATCCATTAAATTTAGAGTCAATACTACGAGTCATAATTATCATTAAATTTAAAAACATTTAAACAATGAATATAAAAATAGTTGATTCCATgtttttttttcaatatatttCAAGGGGATACTAATCAACTAACTTAGATTAACTAAAAGGCCATATATGCAAGTTTCtcacctttatttatttattattaaaaaaaatttaatggtaTTGAAGTATTTCTTTTATTATAAGGATAAAAGTGAGTAAGACTCAATTATATTTTGTACTCAAAACATAATATGTAATTATATattcttctttaaaaaaatataaattataaggaTCAATTTTCGATCCGATTTGGATAGCTAGGATTGATAAATGAATGGTTTATGATAGATTTTTGAAAAAAACATATCTAGCATCTTACCTTATTTCTTTCATCAAGACTAATAAAACCTATCAATTTTATGAATATTTACCAAAGAAAAAAATTTCTCATAATCTCAAACAATCCAGTAATGACTTATACAAAAAGAAAAGTTTTACTGGCAAGAAAATATTGGCCTTCTTAGTCTATCATATTTTGTAATCTTATATCATATGCAAGTCCTCAAATTATCAATGagaacagaaaaaagaaaaaggaactttGCCTTTATTGTTAGCCATAATTGAACACGACAGTAATCTTTCACACAAACTAAGTAATCTTTCAATCAATCGTGCCCACCAAtcagaaaagaaacaaaaaggaaaagatatTAGAAGCTCACAATCTCCCAATTCATGGCTTCCATGAGCTAAATTTCACCACCAGAGGAGTTCTAACACAGTGTTTGCCATCGGACCATATCAGTGCCCCAAACACGTAGTCACTGTTCCATGATTTGCGGTCCTTCGCCTTCATTGTCACCTCAAACTTCTTTTCCTCGCCTACCTTCTCAAACGCGAGCCTCGCGGGGTTCACAGCGACGGCAACGCCAGTCGGCTCTTTCACCCGAGCCACGTACGTGCCCGGAGACCCGACGTTCTTCACCACGCGCGTCACCGTGGCGGAGACCGACAGCTCTGGGACTGTGATCGATGGATAGTTCAGGTCTTCGATGCGGAGTGGGGTCGGTGGGCAGGAGTAGGCTTCTTCTTTGCTGAACATGGCGAGCTGGGTGGAGTTGTAGCCCAGCGCGCACAGGAAGTCGAGGTAGTCGTTGGTCGTCAGGTCGTAGACGAGGCCGGGATCCATGGCGCGGTTCGGCCGGACATGGCCGGAGCCGTAGGCGAAGGACGTGGCCTTGACGAAGGACGAGTTCAGCACCGGCTCCTCCATGTTGTCCCGCGTCCTCGCTGCAACGAGAGAAGTGACATCAAGCATGATTGCAATATGTCTTCGTCCAAGCATGCAAGATTGTTACCGGTCGTCATGATCGCTGATTTGATTGCAGCAGGACTCCAGTCAGGGTGGAGAGTTTTGAGAAGGCCCGCAATGCCGGAGACGTGAGGGCATGACATGGAGGTGCCGGAGACCGAGTTGAAGGCGACGCGGCGGGTGTCGAAGTCTAGATTTGTAGGCCCAACGGCGGCGGAGTAGGCGGCAATAACACTCACCCCTGGTGCAGTGATGTCAGGCTGCAAGCAGTGTGGAGAGCTTTCAGCTAAACAATGGAAGCAAGCCGCATCGGTCATGGGGAGGAGTAATGTGGCGTCTCTGGCGAACCTTGAGGATCTCCGGGGTGATAGTATTAGGCCCCAGAGAGGAGAAGGCCGCCATGAACGGCGCTGGCTTCGTCCCAAGCTCTGTCTTCGGGCTGGTAATGTACCCCAGTGGCGACCTAGAAAAGATTGCAGTGCATGTTATTGATTGCTATAATACGCCTTAACATGAACGACGGTGAAACCTTACTCGTTAGATTCGAGGTAGGAGAAGAGGGTGAGGCCATCGGAGTAGGTGATATGGGTTGCAGGGAGGACATGCGCGTCCGCTAAGATTTCATTTCCATTGAAGGCATCATTTGCGAGAACCATACCGACGCCACCAGCCTGCAGAACTGCTTCCCCCTTCTCCACTCTTGCAGTGACGCCGCGGAGACACACAACGATCTTCCCTGTCGCCTTCACCGGGTCTAGCGATCCCAAGTAGCACAACCTACTGCAGAATCAAAAGACTGGTGTAAGAATCTTTACTCAAGTCATCATTTAATCTTGTTGGTTGAAGTCAGAAGTGCATCCATGGATGACATATAAGAAGAACTTCACTCACGCCTTGTGCTCCGATGCATTGGCATATTTGGCTTCTCTGGAGCTGATCACTGGGTAGGCATTGTTGCCTGGCAATCCCTTTGGAGAAAGACTCTCCCCCTGTGTGAGATGGTTGGAAGAGACATGATGAGAAACAACAAATGCACCAAAAGTCATGTAGAAGAAGATCGAAAAGGAAAGACTGATAAGAATGAAACAGATATGTATCAGGTAAAGATTAACTGAGAACAGAGGTAGTAAACGTGGGTGATGGAAAGCAACCTGAATTCTCTTGTTGTTGTCGAGGATGAGAGAAGAGGGGAATTGCCTGTTCATGGTGCTTGCTCCCACAGTAAGCATCCAAGGTGACAAGTTGGAGACGGTAGCAAGCTGCGGGCCGGAGTTGCCAGCGGAGCAGGCCACCGTGATCCCCTTCCTGACGGCATGGAAGGACCCGATGGCCAACCCATCACGGAAGTAGTCAACCGGGTCTCCACCAAGCGAGACAGAGATGACGTCGACGCCGTCCTCGATGGCTGCGTCGAAGGCGGCGACGATGTCGGCGTCGAAGCACTCGCTGCCGTTGACGGGCGGCCAGCAGACCTTGTAAGCTGCGACGCGGGCGCGGGGGGAGCCGCCCTTGGCCGTGCCGTTGCCGTAGCCGAAGATGTTGGCGCCGGGCACGGCCCcgccggcggcggtggagagggtgtgtgtgccgTGCCCATCGTAGTCGCGCGGGGAGCGGAAGGTGGCGTTGAGCGGGCCAACCATGACTTCATAAGCCTTGTTGAAGTACCTCGCGCCGATCAGCTTCCTGCATCCAAGAATTGTTCTTGAGACTGCAACACACAACAGAATCTGTCTCGCTGCTACAGTAGAATCTACTGCAAGCAAGCATGCATGTACATTCTTTCTTGCATACATCAACCATAATTGTTAGTAAAACTTGGTATTCCAATAGGACTGCTTCCAAATTCCTATAGAAACACTTCTCAATATACCAAAAAAAGATTACATATATTGATCCTCCTCAAACTTCATATTAGTGAGTTCTAAATCCCATTAATATTGAAATAACAAAAGAAATACAAGTTATGAGACTTGTTTTTGATACAAATTGATAAGCTTTATTTATTGGAACCCTGCACACGATATTTAATAGCAAGTCTGCTCTTCATCTCCGTAAAAAGTCAGGACCAGAGTGGTTGTTTGACCAATAAAAATGGATCCTTGTGCAGGGTGCCAACATGAATTTGTTCTTCAGATATGCCTCCTCCAGGAGCTCCCTCACCAGATACCTCCAAACTAGTATCGTTTAATTCATTGTATTCTCTGTAACTAAATCCATGGGCAAGCAAGCAGAAAACTAGAGTTAGTGTGTGATTGGATGCACAGGATTGGTGATCTCAAGCCAGGGTAAAAGAATGTTTAATGATGGCTTAGGAGACCATGGTGTCCTATTTGATCAGTTGGATCTGGAACAGGGTCTTCTAGCTTTCCAGGAAGAAAACATTATAGTGGTGGATTGTACAGTCTTTGAAAGGTTATATTATCTAGGACATCAAGCTGGCTTCTGCAGATAAAAGAAACTGGAAGATGAATTGTGTTTTTCTTCCCACATACTCACTCAGGCAATGCTACATGATATATATTATACGAGAAATGTAAGATCTGGAGTCATGTTCACCTTTATCCAGTATGTGCTTACTTTGAAGAAGCAGacaaatttttgaaagaaaaagTATGATCAACTTGCATATTTTCCAAAACTATCATACTTTTTTGTTGAGTTAGATCTTGTTATGCCAGATAATTAATGGAAAAGTGTCAGAGATAAGGACTTTGAATCAATTAGGATAAAGCATGTACCTGCTGAAAGTTGTAGGCTTTTAAATGGAAGGAATGGGTGCTATCGTGTTCATGATTGATGagtttgagatttttttatggtGTAAAAACTAACAAGTAGATTGTGTTAAGGGTTTCTTCCATGCTATAGCTGACAAAGATTTGAACTCACTTTGATGGCTCAAAACTTTCTTTCTTCTTACTATAGAataatattttcccttatgataaTAGTGATGAACATTGTAGGCTGATACAGCTAATTTAGATGACATCGATCGACATCACTCACTTTCACTAATATTAAAAAAGTATGACAATCCAAATAATAATAACTGTGGATATTTATAGTACTGAAAACACATACAGGAGCTTTGTTGCTCCACCTTGTTCAGAAGAACATTTCTTTTGCAGAAGCTTCTGTTCTATCTCAATTATCTCCAAGTGAAactattcatatttaaaatgtcaaGTTCAATTAAAACTACTTTGTTCAAGTCACATATAAAGTAATTGGTGGCTCCTACACCTCTGCTTagtcaaaaaataaattaataagatCTATGGAATGTTGAAAAAGAGTAGTAGCAAGTGAAACATCCATGACTTTgctaaatgaaaattaaaaatgcaaTATCATGCAACATATAAACATGGAGGTAACTTCATGAATCTCATTGCTTAAAATCACATGATGATAAGGACTACAGCATACAGTAGACAGATGATTCTACTTTATATCTCTCTCACCATATGTACATGTTTTTTAGACAAGAAAATTTAGGTCCAAGTGGCATGCATCTATCAGAAAGGGCAGTGCCCTTTCCAATTATTGGTCCAGAATAAGTTCTAAAGACAAGGAAGTAAAGACTGCAGAAATAGACCTGTTGCATGAAAAACTTTCATCAAAGTCATTCTGACAGATTCCTTTCCACTTTGATGGAATTGGTCCCAAGTCATCATCTTTAAAGCTTTGTGCTTCTGGCCACACCCCTAAACATCCACAACCATAAGAAAACAAGCCTAGAAGAATCAGCTTGCCATCAATATAGACTGTTGGAGAATGGTCAATAAAAGCTTGGATTGGTTGATTAGTCAATGGTCCCAGACATACTTCTTTGACAAAGAACACCACTTGTGTCCCCAATTGACTAATTGAAGCAAGTGAGCTTCATGTTTTAGATTGGTATTGCCAACATGTCTAGATTCAAATTCTGAATTAGAATAATGGAGGTGAAGAACTACACGCAGATGGCAAGAAGGTGCCTGTCGACAGAGGGCACAGAGCCAAGTCATCTATTTTAACAAGTGCAGACTTCTGATCTTTTTAGATCTTTTCTTCTCCTACCAATGCAATGGAGGAAAAGGTCAAGATGCATTTCTAAACTGATGGAAGTAATACCCATCAATAAGATAAAGACAA
The DNA window shown above is from Musa acuminata AAA Group cultivar baxijiao chromosome BXJ2-4, Cavendish_Baxijiao_AAA, whole genome shotgun sequence and carries:
- the LOC135609856 gene encoding subtilisin-like protease SBT5.3 translates to MEIARRNTAPLLLAFFLFPLLLPRSVFAAKQAYVVYLGEHSHSSELSPLEASKRATESHYELLGSVLEDKEKVQDAIFYSYTHHINGFAAYLEVEEAMKVSEYPGVLSVIPNRGYTLHTTHSWEFLGLERDGRVPKQSLWRKARFGEDTIIANLDTGVWPEAQSFKDDDLGPIPSKWKGICQNDFDESFSCNRKLIGARYFNKAYEVMVGPLNATFRSPRDYDGHGTHTLSTAAGGAVPGANIFGYGNGTAKGGSPRARVAAYKVCWPPVNGSECFDADIVAAFDAAIEDGVDVISVSLGGDPVDYFRDGLAIGSFHAVRKGITVACSAGNSGPQLATVSNLSPWMLTVGASTMNRQFPSSLILDNNKRIQGESLSPKGLPGNNAYPVISSREAKYANASEHKARLCYLGSLDPVKATGKIVVCLRGVTARVEKGEAVLQAGGVGMVLANDAFNGNEILADAHVLPATHITYSDGLTLFSYLESNESPLGYITSPKTELGTKPAPFMAAFSSLGPNTITPEILKPDITAPGVSVIAAYSAAVGPTNLDFDTRRVAFNSVSGTSMSCPHVSGIAGLLKTLHPDWSPAAIKSAIMTTARTRDNMEEPVLNSSFVKATSFAYGSGHVRPNRAMDPGLVYDLTTNDYLDFLCALGYNSTQLAMFSKEEAYSCPPTPLRIEDLNYPSITVPELSVSATVTRVVKNVGSPGTYVARVKEPTGVAVAVNPARLAFEKVGEEKKFEVTMKAKDRKSWNSDYVFGALIWSDGKHCVRTPLVVKFSSWKP